A region of Saccharococcus thermophilus DNA encodes the following proteins:
- a CDS encoding energy-coupling factor ABC transporter permease yields MHMADALISPAVGGTMLAATTGVAAYSIKKLQNEMDEKKIPLMGVMGAFVFATQMINFSIPGTGSSGHLGGGMLLAILLGPYAGFLTMASILLIQALFFGDGGLLAYGCNVFNLGFYTCFIAYPLIYKWFIRKGVTSKRIFAGSMASALVALQLGAFSVVLETLLSGKTELPFGKFVLLMLPIHLAIGIVEGLVTAAIVTFVWRARPEILEKAVNGEALGNISMKKVLTGLSIAVVVVGGLFSWFASANPDGLEWSIEKIAGTTELKAPDGIHKILSEIQSKTALLLTFRTLSTKIGRIFSFRCRMNP; encoded by the coding sequence ATGCACATGGCTGATGCCTTGATTTCACCAGCTGTTGGTGGAACTATGCTGGCAGCCACTACTGGAGTTGCAGCTTATTCAATCAAAAAACTCCAGAATGAGATGGATGAAAAGAAAATTCCTTTAATGGGGGTTATGGGGGCATTTGTTTTTGCAACACAAATGATTAATTTTTCAATACCGGGTACTGGTTCAAGCGGACACCTCGGGGGAGGAATGTTGCTTGCAATATTATTGGGCCCTTATGCTGGATTTTTGACGATGGCTTCAATTTTGTTGATACAAGCATTGTTCTTTGGTGACGGCGGATTGCTTGCTTATGGCTGCAACGTATTTAATCTTGGTTTTTATACCTGTTTTATAGCATACCCTTTAATATATAAATGGTTTATACGTAAAGGGGTTACTTCCAAAAGGATTTTTGCAGGTTCAATGGCTTCAGCGCTGGTTGCTCTCCAATTGGGTGCTTTTAGCGTTGTCCTTGAGACTCTTTTATCAGGAAAGACCGAATTGCCTTTTGGAAAATTCGTACTGCTGATGCTGCCGATACATCTTGCAATTGGGATAGTTGAAGGGCTGGTAACCGCAGCAATTGTTACTTTCGTATGGAGAGCCAGACCTGAAATTTTGGAAAAGGCAGTGAATGGGGAAGCCCTTGGCAATATATCCATGAAGAAAGTATTGACAGGCCTTTCCATCGCAGTAGTTGTGGTTGGCGGTTTGTTTTCTTGGTTTGCTTCCGCAAATCCTGACGGCCTGGAATGGTCTATCGAAAAAATAGCAGGTACGACAGAACTGAAAGCTCCTGATGGCATTCATAAAATACTCTCTGAAATTCAAAGCAAAACAGCATTATTACTCACATTTCGCACCCTCTCGACGAAAATCGGGAGGATTTTTTCGTTCCGATGTCGAATGAATCCTTGA
- a CDS encoding energy-coupling factor transporter transmembrane protein EcfT, with translation MANMINSISNIRLLDDLARKETFIHRIHPLIKLLITVVYLTVVVSFGRYEISGLLPFIFYPILIFAFAEIPIAPILKMILLIEPLIIGIGILNPLFDHSKVMLGGIAVSRGWVTFLGSSPFSVISTQS, from the coding sequence ATGGCGAACATGATAAATTCAATATCTAATATAAGGCTTCTGGATGACCTGGCGCGGAAAGAGACCTTTATACACAGAATTCATCCACTAATAAAGCTGTTGATCACAGTCGTTTATTTGACTGTGGTTGTGTCATTTGGAAGATATGAAATAAGCGGTCTTTTGCCTTTTATTTTTTATCCTATACTAATTTTTGCCTTTGCAGAGATACCAATTGCGCCAATTCTAAAAATGATATTGCTTATTGAGCCTTTAATCATCGGAATTGGAATATTAAATCCATTGTTTGATCATTCTAAAGTGATGCTTGGTGGAATTGCTGTTTCAAGAGGATGGGTTACTTTTTTAGGGTCTTCACCATTTTCTGTGATTTCTACTCAATCCTAG
- a CDS encoding IS1634 family transposase yields the protein MNVQVKKVYRNSYLNIISALFKKLGLPQLIDHLVPVDPQCQTRVSDAVQAILYNVFDGRQALVHLEHWAQEVDCEKLIRPDLHPSWLNDDALARHLDRLYEAGIHNVISTCLIHIYRKEGLSLRAFHADTTDKTVYGAYESASLEALQITHGYNRHHRWQKQIGFGLVGNEDGIPFYGDVHDGNLPDKTWNPEVLSRVHEQLKQAKIEDEWIYVADSAAMTKETLAQTKAANAFLITRGPSSLRIVKTALAEADAEDTTWSDPFTLAERNGATYRVWETASTYEGHPVRLIVVESSALDQRKGKTLEKERTKEAELLREEQARWERHPFSCREDAEQALASLKASLRPRFHRVEAAVEEIVRLKKRRGRPKKGAEPEVETLYFLHLDVEFDQDAWEQARRKASRFVLVTTVPKEWKGQPMDAQEILKLYKGQISVEMNFAFLKDPFFTDEIYVKKPERVAVLGYLFLLALAIYRVFQRRVRQFITPEHPLKGPGGRKLTRPTGQAIFQLFQYVNVVLFKLPDGRIQRSLDRSLTPDQRRILQGLGMDESIYV from the coding sequence ATGAACGTTCAAGTCAAAAAGGTCTATCGCAATTCTTATTTGAATATAATAAGTGCCCTATTCAAGAAACTGGGTCTGCCTCAATTGATTGACCATCTCGTGCCCGTCGATCCGCAGTGCCAAACGCGAGTCAGCGATGCCGTTCAGGCCATCCTCTACAATGTGTTTGACGGCCGGCAAGCCCTTGTTCACTTGGAACATTGGGCTCAGGAGGTCGATTGTGAGAAACTCATCCGTCCCGATCTCCATCCTTCCTGGTTGAACGACGATGCGTTGGCCCGTCATCTCGATCGCCTGTATGAGGCTGGCATTCACAACGTCATCAGCACTTGCTTGATTCATATTTATCGAAAAGAAGGCCTTTCCCTCCGAGCCTTCCACGCCGATACGACGGACAAGACCGTTTACGGCGCGTATGAATCGGCCTCGTTAGAGGCCTTACAAATCACACATGGCTACAACCGCCATCATCGTTGGCAAAAACAGATCGGTTTCGGACTGGTCGGCAACGAGGACGGCATCCCGTTTTACGGCGATGTGCACGATGGCAACCTGCCCGATAAAACATGGAATCCCGAGGTGCTGTCTCGTGTCCATGAACAGCTGAAGCAGGCCAAAATCGAAGACGAATGGATTTACGTGGCCGATTCCGCCGCGATGACGAAAGAGACCCTGGCGCAAACCAAAGCGGCCAACGCCTTTTTGATCACCAGAGGCCCTTCGTCGCTCCGGATCGTGAAAACCGCGCTGGCCGAAGCGGATGCTGAGGACACGACGTGGAGCGATCCCTTTACGTTGGCGGAGAGAAACGGCGCCACGTACCGGGTATGGGAAACGGCCTCGACGTATGAAGGCCACCCCGTTCGGCTGATCGTTGTTGAATCGAGCGCGCTCGACCAGCGAAAAGGAAAGACGCTTGAAAAAGAACGAACCAAAGAAGCGGAGCTTCTTCGCGAGGAACAAGCCCGTTGGGAGCGTCACCCCTTCTCCTGCCGGGAAGATGCCGAACAAGCCTTGGCGTCCCTCAAGGCGTCCCTTCGCCCCCGGTTTCATCGGGTTGAGGCCGCGGTCGAAGAGATCGTACGCCTGAAAAAACGGCGCGGACGGCCGAAAAAAGGGGCGGAACCCGAGGTGGAGACGCTGTATTTCTTGCACCTTGACGTCGAATTCGACCAAGACGCGTGGGAACAGGCGAGACGGAAAGCGTCCCGGTTTGTCCTTGTCACGACCGTTCCGAAGGAATGGAAGGGCCAACCCATGGATGCCCAAGAGATCTTGAAGCTGTATAAAGGGCAGATCTCGGTGGAAATGAACTTCGCTTTTTTGAAAGATCCGTTTTTCACGGATGAGATTTACGTCAAAAAACCAGAACGGGTCGCAGTATTAGGCTATTTGTTTCTGTTGGCCTTGGCTATTTACCGCGTTTTTCAGCGCCGAGTGCGTCAGTTTATTACTCCAGAACACCCGTTGAAGGGTCCTGGAGGCCGCAAGCTGACCCGGCCGACGGGACAGGCGATTTTTCAGCTGTTTCAATATGTGAACGTCGTCCTGTTCAAGCTGCCGGATGGGCGCATCCAACGCTCACTGGATCGCTCCCTTACCCCTGATCAGCGAAGGATTCTGCAGGGATTGGGCATGGATGAGAGCATCTACGTGTAA